The Bacteroides sp. AN502(2024) DNA segment ATTGGCTATGGTAGTGCTCGTAAAAGAGACTTGACTGGTGCGGTAATGCAAGTAAAATCTGCACAGCTGGAAAATGAAAGTCCTTCCTCTATGCAAGATTTATTAAGAGCGAATGTTCCAGGATTGAGTGTTGGCTTTAGTGCAGGTCCCAAACCGGGTGGAAGTCTTTTGATTCGTGGAAAGAACTCAATTAATGCTGGAACTAATCCGTTGATTGTATTGGATGGAGTTATATATCCGGGTGACTTGGCCGATATTAATCCGAATGATATAGAACAAATCGATGTGTTGAAGGATGCTAGTTCTGCTGCTATTTACGGAGCGCGTTCTGCTAGTGGAGTTATTATCATAACTACAAAGATGGGTAAAAGTGAAAAACCGACAATTAGTTTTGATGTTTCTATAGGTGTAGCTACTCAGGCTATAGTTCCCGAAGTATATCAGGGAGATGAATTTACTGCTTGGAGGACGGATGTCTTTAATAGTGCAAATCCGAACCATAGGCCTTATGAATTTAATGACCCTCGTAAATTGCCCGCAGATATTTCTATTGAAGATTGGATGAAATATGATAATTCGACGGGAGATCCTGTAGAGACTTGGTTGCGTCGAATTGGCTTTAAAAACTTGGAAATACAGAATTATTTGGATGGTAAATCTGTAGATTGGGCCGATATGGTTTTTCAGAATGCTCTTCGTCAGGATTATAATGCAAGTATCTCAGGAAAGACAAAAGGGGTAAATTATTATTGGTCTATGGGATGGACAGATAATGAGGGCATTATTGTAAATAACGGATATAAATCATTTAAGACTCGTTTAAACTTGGATGCCAAAATAAGTAAGTTTTTGACTGTGGGATTAAATGCGCAATTTGTACAACGTGATGCCAGTGCTATTGGAGCGGATTGGGTTCAGTTCCAAAAACTGACCCCTTATGGAAGTCCTACCAATGAAGATGGATCAATGAAACTGAATCCGGGAGATGATACATCAGCGAAACATCCTTTGATCGATTCTTATTATACAGATAAGAGAAATGTGATAAATAATTTGAATGCTAATATTTATGCTAAGGTGTCTTTGCCCTTTAATATATCTTATCAGATGAATTTCTCTCCACGATATGAGTGGGCTACAGATTATGTACATAAATCCTCGGAACATCCAAGTTGGAAAGATTTTAGAGGTTCTGCCTCACGAACTTTTAGAAATGATTTTCTATGGCAACTTGACAACATAGTAAAGTGGAAACAAACTTTCGCTAAAGTACATGACGTGGATTTCACTTTTTTATTTAATGCGGAGAAGTTTCAAAGATGGAGTGATGACATGAATAATGAAGGGTTTGATCCTAATGATGATCTTGGATATCATTATATGAAAGGTGGAATATTGCCTACAATTAGTAGTAATGATGAATATAGAACCGGTGATGCATTGATGGCTCGTTTGTTTTATTCGTATGACAACCATTATATGATTACCAGTACAGTTCGGAGAGATGGTTATTCTGCATTTGGACAAAAAAATCCTCGGGCGGTATTCCCCTCAGTTGCTGTCGGATGGGTATTCTCTGATGAGTCCTTTTTGAAGAAGTTAAATTGGTTGGATTATGGAAAGTTAAGATTTTCATGGGGATTAAATGGTAACAGAGACATTGGGGTTTATAGGGCTTTAGCCAGAATGGGTAATAGTAAATATATGTATGTAAGTCCGGATGGAAAGGTTTATAATGGGTCCTATCTATATGTGAATTCTTTGGCTAATAAAGAATTAAAATGGGAACATACGGCTTCATTCAACTTAGGATTGGATTTTTCTATATTTAATGAACGATTAAAAGGAAATATCGATATTTATAAAGCTAACACGAAAGACCTTCTTATTGAGCGTACACTACCCGACTTGATCGGATTCAGTTCAGTGATGTCCAATTTAGGTGAAGTGGAGAATAAAGGTATTGAACTAAGCCTGACATCGAAGAATATTGATACAAAAAATTTTGCATGGAGTTCAACATTCAATTTTACTTTGAACAAAAATAAGATTGTTCACCTATACGGAGATATGGTTGATGTTTTAGATGAGAATGGGAACGTAGTAGGACAGAAAGAGGCTGACGATATTAAGAATAAATGGTTTATAGGTAAGTCTTTGGATGAAATATGGGGATTAGAAGTTATTGGAGTTTGGCAGCAGGATGAAACGGAAGAAGCAAAAAAGTATGGTGTGGCTCCTGGTGATTTTAAGTTGAGGGATGTTGATGGAAACGGACAGTATACAGATGAGGATAAAGTATTCCAAGGGACAACTAGCCCGAAATTTACATGGACATTGCGCAATGATTTCAAGATATATAAGAATATAGATGTTTCTTTCATGTTGTATTCTCTTTGGGGACATAAAGGTACATATGATGTAGCTAAGCATAGTGGAACCACGGTATATAATGATAGACAGAATGCTTACAAGTTACCATACTGGACTCCGGAAAATCCGACCAATGAGTGGGCAAGAATTGATTCTAGTACAGGAGGAAACAGTTTCTCTGTGTATCGAAAAAAATCATTTATTCGATTGGATAATATATCTATCGGATACAATGTTCCATCACGTTGGATTACTAAATTGGGATTAGGCTCATTGAGAGTTTATGCTAATGTAAGAAATGTAGCGGTTTGGGCTCCAGATTTTAAACTTTGGGATCCGGAAAATAGTAGTCCTACTCCTCGTACGTATACTTTTGGTATTAATGTGACTATGTAATTAACTTTTAAGAATTAATGTTATGAATAATATTTGCAAATTAGTGATAATAGGATCTGTTGCGATAACTCTCTCGAGTTGTGAGGACAGCTGGTTGGAACCTAAACCTCTTTCGTTTTATTCTCCGGAAAATACTCTGGTGGATGCTAAAGGTATGTGGGCTGCACTTGGTACTTGTGAGAAAAGGATTAAAGCGGAGTTTTATGGAGATGGACCTGCCATTATTACTGAACATATTTTTTCTGAGGTAGCTATTGAAGGAACTACGGACAAAACAAGTGTTGCCCAAGATCTAAATGCGGTTATTACGCCTGATAAAAATTTGAATAGTCCTAATGCCAATAGAGTAGGATGGTATTGGAATGAAGCGTATGATAATATTAGGTATGCTAATACTGTGATTACACGTATTGATGAAGCAACTTACTCGTCTGAACAGGAGAAGAACGAGATATTGGCTACTGCTTATTTCTTTAGAGCTTATCACTATTACCGTTTGATAAATCAATTTGGTGATGTGCCTTTACTATTGAAAGAATTTACAGAAGCGAAACTCGACTTTTATACAACGAAGCGTGAGGTTATTTTAAATAAAATGATAGATGATATGAAGTTTGCTTGTCAATGGATGCCTGAGGTGGTCGATAGAGGAAAAGCTCCACGTGCAGCAGGCTATCATTTGTTGGCTAAGTTATATTTGGCTGCCGGTTTGTTTGATGAAGCCATAACAGTAGCTACGGCTGTAATAAGTGATCCGCGTTATGAATTGATGAAAAATAGATTCGGAGCAGAAAAGGCTGATGCTACTAAAAATGTGATTTGGGATTTACATCGCCCTGAAAATAAGGCATTGGTAGAAAATAAAGAGACTATTTTGTTGGTTATTGACAGATATCTTGTAGAAGGAAGCCAAGGCGATGGAATTAGAACGATGAGAAATGCAGTTCCTTATTATGGAAATACGAAGAATGCTATATTAACTCCTGATGGTAAACAGGGAGTAACAGATAAAAAAGATCCCAAAGGAACAGTCAAAATTTCACTAGTTAAAAAGTATGGACGTGGAATCGGACGCTGTCGGGGAACTGCTTATTCTACCCAGTATATTTGGGATGATCCGAATGATTTACGTCATGCAAAAGGAAATTGGATGAATATGGAGGATTTAATATATAATGAACCTAAGTTGGAAGGGAAAAATAAATATTATGGTAAACCTTTGCAGCTTTATGGAGAGACTGGACAGCTGTTGTGTAAAGATACAATTCGTAGTTGGTTTGGCTGGCCGCATTACAAGTTGTTTATACCGGATCCGGACAGAGTAGAACAACCGGAAGGTGGTAATACAGACTGGTATGTATATCGTTTGGCGGAAACTTATTTGTTGCGTGCAGAGGCTTATTGTTGGAAAGGCGATGCTGCCAGTTTGCAGAAAGCGGCAGATGATGTGAATGAAGTAAGAAATAGAGCGGGTGCGGGTGATTTGGCGGCATCTGATGTGAATATTGGAACAATCTTGGATGAACGTGCGAGAGAGTTATATTATGAAGAACCTAGAAAAACAGAGTTGACTCGTATTGCTTATATTTTTGCACAAACGGGAAAACCCTCTTATACAGGTAAGGTCTATAAGATGGATAATTTCTCAGAAGATAATTTCTTTTATGATAGAATTATGGAGTCTACCGATTTTTATAATAAAGGAGTTAAAACTATCTCTAATGTGGAATTTACAATGAGTCCGTATCATGTCTTATGGCCTATTCCTGCATCTACGATTAATTCTAATACCAAAGGGCATATTAATCAGAATAAGGGATATGCAGGATCTGAAAATAATATTCCTCCTTTGGAAACAATAGAAGCTAATTAATTTATTTAGATAAAATCTCAGTATCTTTGGTGTGACTGAAGATACTGAGATCTAATAATTATAAAATTATGAATAATAGAAATCATAGAATATTCCTCTTTTTTCTGGCATTTTCTCTTTGGGTAAATGAAGGTAATGCTTTTGCAAAGAAAAGTAAGGATCGTGAGTATTGGGTGCAAACAATGATTAAGATCATTGATCCGCTATATACAAATTTAAGTCAGAATACTTTGAGGAAAAACATGCCTGTTGAAACTTTTGATGGATTAAACAATGGCAATACAAGAAAGAATGTGACGCATTTGGAAGCTTTAGGACGTTCTTTTAATGGTATTTCTGCATGGTTGAATTTACCTCCTGATGATACGGAAGAAGGTCAGCTTCGTGCTAAATATACCAATTTAGTAGTGAAATCTATAGCTAATGCTGTAAACCCAGAATCACCTGATTATATGCGTTTTGATGGGCCTGGAGGACAGCCGTTGGTTGATGCTGCGTTTTTTGCACAAGGCTTGTTACGTTCTAAGGATCAGATTTGGCCGAAGTTAGATAAAATGACCCAAGAGAGAATTATTAAGGAATTGAAAGCTTCGCGTAGAATCAAGGCTTCAGAGTCTAATTGGTTGATGTTCTCTGCTACTATTGAGGCGGCCTTATTGGAGTTTACGGGTGAATGTGAATTGAAACCAATTCATTATGCGTTAAAAAGACATAAAGAATGGTATAAAGGAGATGGCTGGTATGGTGACGGGCGTAATTTTCATTTGGATTATTACAACAGTTATGTGATTCAACCCATGTTGATAGATGTACTGGCGGTCATGAAAAAACATAAAGTGGAAGGGGCTGATTTTTATGATGTACAGTTACAACGACTGATCCGTTATGCTGATCAACAAGAAAAGATGATATCTCCGGAAGGAACTTATCCTGTATTGGGAAGATCAATGGGGTATCGTTTTGGGGCTTTTCAGGTATTAGCTCAGGTGTCTTGGATGAAATTATTGCCTGAACATATCAAACCGGCACAAG contains these protein-coding regions:
- a CDS encoding SusC/RagA family TonB-linked outer membrane protein; translated protein: MKVRILWLIAFLSFTIQLFAQQKVTVKGKITDEHNEPVIGANIMEKGTTNGVISDFDGFFTLNVSSGATLVVSYIGFVQQEIPVKDKRDFVIRLAEDSEILNEVVVIGYGSARKRDLTGAVMQVKSAQLENESPSSMQDLLRANVPGLSVGFSAGPKPGGSLLIRGKNSINAGTNPLIVLDGVIYPGDLADINPNDIEQIDVLKDASSAAIYGARSASGVIIITTKMGKSEKPTISFDVSIGVATQAIVPEVYQGDEFTAWRTDVFNSANPNHRPYEFNDPRKLPADISIEDWMKYDNSTGDPVETWLRRIGFKNLEIQNYLDGKSVDWADMVFQNALRQDYNASISGKTKGVNYYWSMGWTDNEGIIVNNGYKSFKTRLNLDAKISKFLTVGLNAQFVQRDASAIGADWVQFQKLTPYGSPTNEDGSMKLNPGDDTSAKHPLIDSYYTDKRNVINNLNANIYAKVSLPFNISYQMNFSPRYEWATDYVHKSSEHPSWKDFRGSASRTFRNDFLWQLDNIVKWKQTFAKVHDVDFTFLFNAEKFQRWSDDMNNEGFDPNDDLGYHYMKGGILPTISSNDEYRTGDALMARLFYSYDNHYMITSTVRRDGYSAFGQKNPRAVFPSVAVGWVFSDESFLKKLNWLDYGKLRFSWGLNGNRDIGVYRALARMGNSKYMYVSPDGKVYNGSYLYVNSLANKELKWEHTASFNLGLDFSIFNERLKGNIDIYKANTKDLLIERTLPDLIGFSSVMSNLGEVENKGIELSLTSKNIDTKNFAWSSTFNFTLNKNKIVHLYGDMVDVLDENGNVVGQKEADDIKNKWFIGKSLDEIWGLEVIGVWQQDETEEAKKYGVAPGDFKLRDVDGNGQYTDEDKVFQGTTSPKFTWTLRNDFKIYKNIDVSFMLYSLWGHKGTYDVAKHSGTTVYNDRQNAYKLPYWTPENPTNEWARIDSSTGGNSFSVYRKKSFIRLDNISIGYNVPSRWITKLGLGSLRVYANVRNVAVWAPDFKLWDPENSSPTPRTYTFGINVTM
- a CDS encoding RagB/SusD family nutrient uptake outer membrane protein, with product MNNICKLVIIGSVAITLSSCEDSWLEPKPLSFYSPENTLVDAKGMWAALGTCEKRIKAEFYGDGPAIITEHIFSEVAIEGTTDKTSVAQDLNAVITPDKNLNSPNANRVGWYWNEAYDNIRYANTVITRIDEATYSSEQEKNEILATAYFFRAYHYYRLINQFGDVPLLLKEFTEAKLDFYTTKREVILNKMIDDMKFACQWMPEVVDRGKAPRAAGYHLLAKLYLAAGLFDEAITVATAVISDPRYELMKNRFGAEKADATKNVIWDLHRPENKALVENKETILLVIDRYLVEGSQGDGIRTMRNAVPYYGNTKNAILTPDGKQGVTDKKDPKGTVKISLVKKYGRGIGRCRGTAYSTQYIWDDPNDLRHAKGNWMNMEDLIYNEPKLEGKNKYYGKPLQLYGETGQLLCKDTIRSWFGWPHYKLFIPDPDRVEQPEGGNTDWYVYRLAETYLLRAEAYCWKGDAASLQKAADDVNEVRNRAGAGDLAASDVNIGTILDERARELYYEEPRKTELTRIAYIFAQTGKPSYTGKVYKMDNFSEDNFFYDRIMESTDFYNKGVKTISNVEFTMSPYHVLWPIPASTINSNTKGHINQNKGYAGSENNIPPLETIEAN
- a CDS encoding DUF2264 domain-containing protein; the encoded protein is MNNRNHRIFLFFLAFSLWVNEGNAFAKKSKDREYWVQTMIKIIDPLYTNLSQNTLRKNMPVETFDGLNNGNTRKNVTHLEALGRSFNGISAWLNLPPDDTEEGQLRAKYTNLVVKSIANAVNPESPDYMRFDGPGGQPLVDAAFFAQGLLRSKDQIWPKLDKMTQERIIKELKASRRIKASESNWLMFSATIEAALLEFTGECELKPIHYALKRHKEWYKGDGWYGDGRNFHLDYYNSYVIQPMLIDVLAVMKKHKVEGADFYDVQLQRLIRYADQQEKMISPEGTYPVLGRSMGYRFGAFQVLAQVSWMKLLPEHIKPAQVRCALTKVMKRQLARGTFDKDGWLNLGFCGHQPEIADRYVSTGSNYLCTFIFLPLGLQVDDEFWTAKPEKWSSVKIWSGSRDIKKDGSIRN